In Camelus dromedarius isolate mCamDro1 chromosome 16, mCamDro1.pat, whole genome shotgun sequence, the genomic stretch TTTCCAAAGGCTTTATTGGTAAATATGCTTTAGGAAAGAAAGCTCCATCCTGTTGCTTCCAAGTCAGTGGAATGAAGAGCTGTGTCCAGGGACACATCAAGCGATGCCAAAGGGGACTGATGCTCTGTCCACCTCTTATTCATAGATCCAGTCAAAAGCAGAAGACTTGTACTCAACTAACTCTTCAGGCTTAAACCACAGGCTGATTTCTTTCTCAGCACTTTTTACTGAGTCACTGCCATGAATGATGTTCCTATGAAGAAGAATGCAAACATCTGTTTAATAGATAAAACAGGGCAGCCACTGAAGATCTTTTCCGCTGACTGATTGCCCCTTGAAGCAGACCACCCCAAACTATTTCTTCTTAAAAGCAACTATAAAAGTACTTGATCCAAAAGCATCCCTTGGTTCAACTTGCTTCcaagttttcaaaacaatgctTGTACCCAAGATTGCTGTGCCACAAAAACATTCCttctcaaattttgaaaaatatagcaATAGCCAGGCCAAATCCCAGACTAGATGTGACATACTCATTAACAAGGGCCatttctgctgctttttctttctttctttctttctttttttttatgtttttgggggttttgtgggggtggggaatcagatttatttattcacttatcttttaatggaggtacttgggattgaacccaggaccttgtgcatgctaagcttgttaTACCCTCCCCACGGCTGCATTTTCTTATAACACCAATTTGCAAAGCCCAAACAAGACATTCATGCTTACAACATTCCACTCTAATCTCACAACTCTAAAGCTTTACACAGATTTTGTATGACTGAGGGAACCAAAAAGGCTAAAAGTGACGTACCCATGGACATAATGCCACAAAGGGCAGAGCTAAGGCTCAACCCCTTCCTTGCCCGCCCCCCATATTTTCTGCTCTATCACACAGGACCTACCACATGCAGCTACCTTCTGTAATGTCTTGGTTAAAATTTTAAGTAGCCTAGGGAATTAATGATTTAAGAAAGCTTTCATCCAGTGGTAACTACCACCTAACTTAAAAAGTCTAAATTTTGCTAAAATTCGGATATGccaaaaatgtttgttttaaacccAATTTTAGTGACTCTAAGGGAAAGTCAGTGTCCCTTGAGACTTACCTGCCAACTTGAATGCAGAAGTCCCCACGAATGGTACCTGGCTTAGAATCTGCTGGATTGGTTTCCCCAAGCATTACTCGCCCGGTCTTCACTACATTGAGCCCCTCCCAGACCTTGACAACAGGAAGAAGGAATTGCATCATTTCTGCCATTCAGGACCATTAGAAACACTCACTCACCCTTACCTAACAGCACACATCAATCAGATCAATCAGTGACATGATTATCAGCTAACTCCAGTAGTAGTAAGGGCTGATATAAAATACTCCATCCTGAGGGTATTGTTAGGATAGAGAAAAAGTCTGCACAACTTGGGGACTTCCCAGTCTAGCTGAGATGAAGATTAACAAGACTAAAGAATCCTTATGCAGCTACAAACTCTAAGAAACAGTGATGAAAGGGTAAAGAAAAGTGACCAGAGTGAAACAGGATCAGGGAAAAGGGCATCCCAGAAGACTGCTAGAGCAAAACATGGCAAAGACTGACATGAAAGAGGAAAGTGTATTCCAGGGAAGAGCAGAAAGACAAGGTCATCCTCAGGGAACAGGAAGTAGGTCATCTTTCTCAACAATTTCACTGCCTCCCTATTGTACCCTctatctcttttcatttgcaattgGACATTAATGCCACAGGAAGAAGACCCTCATTTCTAGCACAGGATTACAGAGAACTTTTTGTAAGTTCtgcttcttgcttcctttttcttcccaagcTCCTAGTTGCTCTGTAAACTAACTCCAGCAGGCTCCACTTGTAAAGCAAGGAATTTGGAGTATCTGGGGAAGATACCTAAAAAGGGACAGGCAGGAGagcaaggtggggaggggactCAGAAGCCTGGGGCGTGGGAGGAGATGGAAAAACAGAGTCAAGTCACTTGTTTGAGATGGAAATAGTCGTGTCAgagccaggtcttctgactccagaTGCACCCAACAAAATCACAAGagccttaaaagtggaagagggaagaCAGGGCAGAAAGACATCAGCATGAAAAGTATTTCATTTGATactgctggttttgaagatggaagaataAGGCTATGAATCAAAGAATGCAGGAGGCctccagaaactggaaaaggcaagaaacagaTTTTCTCCAAGAACATTTgtaaggaatgcagccctgctaaAACCTTCATTTTAGCCCTGGAAGATTtttgacttctgacctccagaatttttctgttgtgttgttttcactaaataaataaaaagataaaaaagggcCATGCAGGCACTGAGCAAACCACGTTACCTACTAGCCCTTATTTTCCTTGGTTCCCCCTCGTCCACCACAAGCACTTACCATGGCCACGACTGGCCCTGAGCCCATGTACTTCACCAGCCCGGGGTAGAATGGGCGGTCTTTCAGGTCTATGTAGTGCTCCTTCAGGAGTTCCTCAGAGGCCTGGCATTGAAAAGGTACCAATCAGGAAGTAAACGAAAgtttcaaacaaaaacaatggGTTCTACCCAACCTCAGAACCCCCGTTAACATGGAAGGTTCTCTAAAAGTCCAGTTATGTATTTAGCCCACATTCATAaggtgtgaatttttaaaaaatcccatccAAACCATGAAACTGATGCTATTTTAGCAGAGGAGCGTTCTGATCATGAAGGCACCCTCACGTCAATGACGTTATGGATGTTACATCCCTAAGAGCAGGTGGCTTGAGGATTTAGAATTTTAGGAAGTTAAGCGTTGGCAGCAATCAAAGGAAACATGCCAGACAGAAGTCACATCAAATGCTCTGGCCCATTCACAATGCCGTTGTAAATATTTCAGACGTTAAATGAGAACAACCTCCTCTTCACTGATGAGCTTGACTTAAATTTCAGTTCTTAGATACCCTTAAAGGTCCAGATCGGTGCCCCAAatttaatgaggaaaataaagttaCTGCCCTACGCCAAGCGGCGTCTGCAGAGAAAGGCCAGAGGAAGGGACGCTCCACCAAATTCCTCAACCATTAAGTTAAAGCACAAAAGGACTCCAGCCTGCATCCCGTGGCTGCGTGGCCCCGCGTGGGCCCGGGGCGCGGCCTTCCTCACTCCCTGCTGCCCCCCTGCGGCCCGCGGCCCCCACGCAGCGTAGGCAAGGAAGCGGCCCCGCAGCCCGGGTCACGTTACCGCCGCTTAACCTTCCAAGGACGTCTGTCAGCGGCCCGAGgcgccctggggagggggctcagggCTAAGGGGTTCTCGCGGGGGGAAAAAAGCTAAGGGGGACTCCGACTTGGAAGAGAGACGCGGGACCGCCGCTGCCGGGAAGGAAACCACCCGCGACCGGGCTCTtcggggggaggggagcggggcgCGTCACCTGAAGCAGCTTCAGGGCGACGAGGCGGAATCCCTTCTGCTCGAAGCGCTTGATGATCTCGCCCACCAGGCTGCGCTGCACGCCGTCCGGCTTGACAGCGATGAAGGTGCGCTCGGTGTGGGCCATGGTCCTGCGGCCGCGCGACACGCGGGTCAGGGCCCCGCGGGCGCGGGCTCACAGACCACGCCGGGGCCCCGACCCTCGCCCAGAGGCCACGTGGCGtccgcctccccacccccccgcgCGTTccagcgccgccgccgccaccgcggCCCCAAGGACACGTGGCCTCCCGGACGCCGCCGTCCCTCCGCTGTCCCCGGGCGCCcgcggtgggggggtgggggggtgatgTGCGTGGCAGGGGCACCGGGGGAGCTCAGGGCCTGGGGGTTGTGGCACCCTGCCTGTGGCCGGGACCCGCCCGACACGGCGCGAGCAGGGAGAGgccccgagggcaggaaggggacagggcggCCGCCTTACCAGAAAGCAGGAGAGCAGCGGGCGGCAGTGCGACCGGGAGCCGAGACCTGAGCAGAGACCGGAGCGACCCCCACGACCAGGAGACCGCGGAGGAGGGGCCCGCGGCGGCCACACCCCGGAGGGCCAACCGCCCAACCCGCTAGGCCGGACGCAGCCGGAAGACTGTGTCCACGCCCCGGCTTTGCGGGAGAAGCCAGTGAAGGCTAGGGGCAGGAAGTGGTTTTTT encodes the following:
- the LOC105097739 gene encoding nucleoside diphosphate kinase B; the encoded protein is MAHTERTFIAVKPDGVQRSLVGEIIKRFEQKGFRLVALKLLQASEELLKEHYIDLKDRPFYPGLVKYMGSGPVVAMVWEGLNVVKTGRVMLGETNPADSKPGTIRGDFCIQVGRNIIHGSDSVKSAEKEISLWFKPEELVEYKSSAFDWIYE